Sequence from the Sulfuracidifex tepidarius genome:
TACTTCGGGAACATAACTTCGGTGCTCTCATCTGACCCTCAGAGAGCCGGGAAGATAGCTGAAAGGCTTGGAAAGCTACACGAGAACGCGAAGGTCAACATCTATTACAGGAGAAACGGAGACTACATAAGGTCAGTGTTGGTGGGTACCCAGTACCCTGAGAAGGTCATCTGTCTGGCTGAGGCTGTGAGCATGTCCTCAACGGTAATATTGAACGTCCCGGACTCCCCTAAGTGGACTGACGGTGAGTTGGGGCTTCTGGCCGACTCTAGCGGGGCTAAGGTAATTATCACGAGTTCATTACCGGAGGACAAGGTCAGGAAGGTATTCAAGGGAATAGGGATAGAGAACGCTGAAATAGTTCAGGAAGTGAACGACATACCCGAAGGGGAAGAGAGGGACAGGGGTTTCGTTTACGTAGACAAGGCGTTCAACGTGAAGGGGGTCGGAACCGTGGTCACGGGGTTCTCGTTCACTCAGGTAGAGTTGCACGAAAAGCTCACAGCAGTCCCCGTGAATAAAGAGGTCGAGGTAAAGACGATCCAAGTTCTGGACGAAGACCAGAAAGGAGTTAAAGGAGGAGTGAGGATAGGTTTCTCCCTCAGGAACGCTAAAGAAGAGGACATGAAGGACGCATACTCCCTAGTGAAGAACGCTCCCCTTTTGAAGGAGTTTGAAGCCGAGGTCGTGACATATCCCTGGGCTCAGGTCCAGGAAGGGAACTATCACGTGGTAGGCGGGGGAGTTGCCGTGACGTCTACCCTTAAAGTCGGCGGGGGAACGGCACAGGTGAGCCTAAGCTCTCCACTCCCTAAGGTGGAAAGGTACCTTCTCCTGAACGTTAACGTGAAACAGGGGAAGCCAAGAGTCTTGGGTTACTTGAAGCCCAAATCTTGAGTTCGTTTCTCAAGTTTCTCTCTATCTTATCAGCTATTTCACTTCCACTTCTTCTCCCTTCGGGACTACCTCCTCTAAAGACGATGAGTCCACAACTATCACCATCAGCATGGCTTCGTCGGTGTGTTTGTAGACTTCGTCGTAGATCTCGTTCATGAGTCTGTTCCTGTCCCTACAGGAGGAATGTACCCCGACAACTAAGTAGAAGAAACCGTCTTTGTCCACGAAAAGCCTCGTTTTCCCTCCTTTCCTTCTAGCAACTTCGACGCCATTCTTCACGTATTCCGGGATCAAGTTCCTCTCAATATAAAACGATTCCTAGGTTAAAACTTTTCTCAAATTGCTATTTAATCTTATTTTTTTAAAGGATAATTAAATAAAAGCTTAAAAAAGAGATATACTTAAAAATGATATTCTTATTTTTTTGTTTAGGTAAGAATGTTTAGCTCTAAAATCTTGGTTTTATTTTTAGGGATCATAATGGTTCTCTCGGCCGTCTCGGCCTTAGAGATCATTGAGGCAATGCCTACATCGACTCAAGCGACCATGACACAAGGAGAGTACATGACATGCTACAACCAGTTCAACGGAACTTACTTCCCATACAAGGTGATGGTGACTTACTTCCCAGGGAACTACAGCGGGGGAATGGGGTTCCCGTCAAAATGGACTGTCACCAATGACGGTCAGGAGCATAACGCAGTCGTACCTACCACGAGCACAGCTCTCATGCAGGGAGTGAGCTGGGAGCTTCCCTTGAATAACTACGTCGGTGGAGTTGCGATACCTCTCACGACGCCCGATACCAGGTTACCTTGGGCCCAACAACTTGGAGTTAAGGGAGCACTGGTGATGCAGACCCAGATGGCCGGAGAGCCCTTAGGAGTGACATTGGCTGACAACTTGCTCTTCGCAACTGAGGACAGCATGATGGGTAGCATATCTGCTATAAACCCAGTCACGGGGCAAATAGTGTGGACTGCGACGGGTCTTGCTGGACAAGCCATGAACAACGCAATAGTCTACAAGGGACTTGTCATAGTGTCTGTAGGAGGAGTATGTTTCACCTTCTCTCAGTTCGTGCACTACGAGACCCACCACTACAACGAGATAATGAGGGCTAGGAACGGTGCTATATACGCTTTCAATGCAACGGACGGCAGGTTAGTCTGGATGATATTCACCAAGGGCGAGGCAATGCCTGCTCCAGCTGTTTACCACGGCGTCTTAGCTTACACTACAGGCGGAGGGTGCTTCGCAGCAGTTAACGCTACCACAGGTCAAATGCTATGGAAGGACAGCTTCCCAGGATACATGGGGAACATGGCCAGCGTGAACTATTACGTGATGCCTAACGGGACTCCGCTCTTCATAGCCGGGTTCACCTACACCGTTGCTCCTTACGGATTCCTCCTCGCAGTGAACGGGCTTAACGGGAGGTTAGCGTGGAACGCGACAATGCCGTCTCCCTACGTAGGGGCTAACACCGGGCTCGGGGACGTACCTCCAGCAGTAGATCAGCAAGCGGGGCTGGTGATAGACAACGACATAGCTAACTTCAATGCAAGCAGTAACACAGTCGACACAGTGACGTTCGCACTCAATGCAAGCACTGGTAAACCGGTGTGGGCTACGAACTTGGGAACTGGAATAATACCGCCAGCCTTCAAGGGAGGTATGCCGACCATACATGGGAACTTCATCTATGACGGATCACCTTCTCTAGGTATAGTAGCGAAGCTTTACGTGAACAACGGTAGCATAGTCTGGGAGACAAGGTTACCAGATCTCAAGATACCTCCGCAGTTACCGGGCGGACCTAGGGGAAGCCCAACATATTACCACGGACTGTTGTGGGTCGCAGCTGGAAGTAGAGTATACGTCCTGAGCCCAACTACTGGAGACGTGCTTTCCATGTATTACGTCGGAGGAAGGATGGGAATAGTCAACCCAGTGATAACCGGAGGGACTATGTATCTCTCTAACAGTTACGGATGGGTCGTGGCTATACCTTTAAGTCAGATATTCCCAGATTGGGAGAGCTATTAAATCCTGAAATAAAAGAGAGGAAAGGAATATTCTAACAAAAAAGTTTTTTCTTCGTTCTGTCTTTCAATTATTCCCTTCCCATAAGAAGGGAGTGAAACGTCTTCATCTTTTCCTTTCAACTCGGGCTTTATTTCAATTCATTAACTAGTAATCTAAGACTTTCTTATATACTAGAACCAATGATTTTTTTAATTCCTATATTTATTTATATTAGAAATTATCTATTTTCTAAGAAAATTCTTTAATAAAACGATTAGAATATAATTAAGTAAAGAATATTCCAGCTGATATCCGAACTTCCGTCGTAGCCTCAGAACCTACTCTGGCGTAGTTAAGTACCCAGGAGCCGGTTTGAAACGTAATACAAAATATTTGAAAAGACATGGGCAAGTAAAAATCAGTTTATACAGTTCAAACTATTGAATAGCGTACGTAAACTTATATAAAATGAATGAGTAGAATATCCTCATGTCCGGAGATAAGGGTTTAAAGAAAGAGATTGGTCTGAAGTCCCTCACTATAATAGGAATATCTTCAGCTGTAGCTACTGCCATATTCTTCAGCCCTCTCGAGATGTCGGAAGTCGCTGGACCAGGGAGCATGTTCTCGTGGTTACTGGGGATATTCTTCTACATCATGATATCTGTGACTTACATAGAGTTGTCCCAGAACTATCCCGAAGCGGGAGGACCTTCAAGGTTCTCCATCTACAGCCACGGGGCCGTGACGAACCTCATAAACGCCATGGCTGATCTAGTCTGGTACATTTTCATTCCGCCAATTGAGGCTTTCGCCACAATAGAAGGTCTTTCTTTCATTTTCCCCTCACTCCTTGTCAATGGGGTTCCAACGCTTGAGGGAGCTCTGGTTGGAGTCCTCATCATGTTGGGTTACATACCTTTCAACTACTACGGAGTAAAGACGTTCGCCAAGGTCACGTCCGGGTTCGGCACCATCAAGTACGTGATTTACCTACTCCCGGCTTTCCTTCTCCTCCTGGTCTATTACAACCCAGCTAACTTGACTTCATATCACGTCCTTCCTTTCGGAGTAGGAGGAATATTCGCCGCCATGCCTTACGCCATGTTCGCATTCGGAGGGGCAAGGGTGATCCCGGACTTAGCTGAGGAGGTCAAGAACAAGACCTACCTTATTTACGCACTCATCATAACCGTAGTAAGCGAAGGAATAATCTACTTGTTCTTTAACTTCACCTTCTTAACCGACTTGAACTGGGCTAAGCTAGGCCTCACCCCAGGAGACTGGGCAGGGCTTGCAAACGTCCAAGGGAACCCTTTCATTGACCTAGCTTCCTCGCACAACGCTGAACTCGCACTGATACTCCTCCTGATAGGAGGAATCGTAGGTCCTTTCCTAACCGGGTACGTCTACATGGGTACTGGGGCTAGAGTCCTCTTCGCCAGCGCAAGGTCTGGGTTCGTCAATAGCAAAATGATGGAGTTACACGAGAAATATGCTATACCTTACTGGGCATTGATAGTTTTCGCTGTCGTGGGATCTGTAATAGCTTTCCTTTTCGCTCCAGTTCCCTCCATATACGGGCTGATAGACGACGCAACCGTAGCCGGTTACATAGGTTTCGCCACCAACCCAGTCGCTTTGATGGTGCTCAGAAAGCAAGGGGCTACCAGTTACAGGGTAACCGCCGGGTCCGTGATAGCGCCGATAGCTTTCATAGCTTCAGGGCTCATAGTCTTCTGGAGCGGATGGCCTGCAGTGCCTTACTCGGTAGTGATACTGGCTGCAGTGAGCGGTGTCCTAGGCTTAATAGGGAAAGTGAAGGAGGGATTCCTCGAGTCCCTGTGGTACATGGGTTACATAGCTTTCCTGACCTTCATGACTTTCATAGGCTCTGACGGTGCCATGAGTCTAGTGTCGTTTGACATGTCGACCGTGATAGTAGCGTTGGTATCGCTTGTAGTCTTCTATCCTCTCGGCATAGTCCAGGGGCTCAAACAGAGGAACTTCGAAGTCCACACAGAAGCTTTAGGCAGCAAAGAGGAGAACGAGTGAAAAAATAAGCCAAGCCTTTTCTTCTGCTTAAAAAAATTCTTTTTTCTCTTCTTTCTCTAGCCCGAAACTATCCTCTTTAAGCCTTGATACCAAATTGAGAATCAAATTGAGAGTTATTATAGAAGTTCTCTGTGAGGACTTCGCAAGAATAAGCTTAGGGTGGAATGTCTTGAATCTAGCTAACTACCGCGGTGTTCATGTTAGCGTCTATAGGACTTCGCTCTCTATAAGCTCCAGTGCTTCCCATTGAGAGAAGAAATTTTTGCCTATTTCTCTCATTCGGGAGTCTAAGTTATCCTCCAACTTAGCGAAATGATTTTTTAATCCTTATACAGTTATTATTTTCTATTAACTCTTTTTCAAAAAACTTTTCACTGCATCACTTTAGCTTGTTCTTCAAATGGTTGAACTCCGTCTGAGAAAGCAATTCCTTCATAACCTGAAAAGCTACCTCTCTGTATGGGCTAACGTCTAATTCCCTTCTCTCATCTAGACACAACTCGGCTCTGAGCTGTTCGTCCCTAAGTCTCCCGAGTTCCTTAGCGACACCCTTTAGCC
This genomic interval carries:
- a CDS encoding translation elongation factor; translation: MYFGNITSVLSSDPQRAGKIAERLGKLHENAKVNIYYRRNGDYIRSVLVGTQYPEKVICLAEAVSMSSTVILNVPDSPKWTDGELGLLADSSGAKVIITSSLPEDKVRKVFKGIGIENAEIVQEVNDIPEGEERDRGFVYVDKAFNVKGVGTVVTGFSFTQVELHEKLTAVPVNKEVEVKTIQVLDEDQKGVKGGVRIGFSLRNAKEEDMKDAYSLVKNAPLLKEFEAEVVTYPWAQVQEGNYHVVGGGVAVTSTLKVGGGTAQVSLSSPLPKVERYLLLNVNVKQGKPRVLGYLKPKS
- a CDS encoding outer membrane protein assembly factor BamB family protein, with product MVLSAVSALEIIEAMPTSTQATMTQGEYMTCYNQFNGTYFPYKVMVTYFPGNYSGGMGFPSKWTVTNDGQEHNAVVPTTSTALMQGVSWELPLNNYVGGVAIPLTTPDTRLPWAQQLGVKGALVMQTQMAGEPLGVTLADNLLFATEDSMMGSISAINPVTGQIVWTATGLAGQAMNNAIVYKGLVIVSVGGVCFTFSQFVHYETHHYNEIMRARNGAIYAFNATDGRLVWMIFTKGEAMPAPAVYHGVLAYTTGGGCFAAVNATTGQMLWKDSFPGYMGNMASVNYYVMPNGTPLFIAGFTYTVAPYGFLLAVNGLNGRLAWNATMPSPYVGANTGLGDVPPAVDQQAGLVIDNDIANFNASSNTVDTVTFALNASTGKPVWATNLGTGIIPPAFKGGMPTIHGNFIYDGSPSLGIVAKLYVNNGSIVWETRLPDLKIPPQLPGGPRGSPTYYHGLLWVAAGSRVYVLSPTTGDVLSMYYVGGRMGIVNPVITGGTMYLSNSYGWVVAIPLSQIFPDWESY
- a CDS encoding APC family permease — encoded protein: MSGDKGLKKEIGLKSLTIIGISSAVATAIFFSPLEMSEVAGPGSMFSWLLGIFFYIMISVTYIELSQNYPEAGGPSRFSIYSHGAVTNLINAMADLVWYIFIPPIEAFATIEGLSFIFPSLLVNGVPTLEGALVGVLIMLGYIPFNYYGVKTFAKVTSGFGTIKYVIYLLPAFLLLLVYYNPANLTSYHVLPFGVGGIFAAMPYAMFAFGGARVIPDLAEEVKNKTYLIYALIITVVSEGIIYLFFNFTFLTDLNWAKLGLTPGDWAGLANVQGNPFIDLASSHNAELALILLLIGGIVGPFLTGYVYMGTGARVLFASARSGFVNSKMMELHEKYAIPYWALIVFAVVGSVIAFLFAPVPSIYGLIDDATVAGYIGFATNPVALMVLRKQGATSYRVTAGSVIAPIAFIASGLIVFWSGWPAVPYSVVILAAVSGVLGLIGKVKEGFLESLWYMGYIAFLTFMTFIGSDGAMSLVSFDMSTVIVALVSLVVFYPLGIVQGLKQRNFEVHTEALGSKEENE